The following are encoded together in the Triticum dicoccoides isolate Atlit2015 ecotype Zavitan chromosome 6B, WEW_v2.0, whole genome shotgun sequence genome:
- the LOC119326424 gene encoding histone H2A.1-like encodes MAGRKGGDRKKAVTRSVKAGLQFPVGRIGRYLKKGRYAQRVGSGAPVYLAAVLEYLAAEVLELAGNAAKDNKKTRIIPRHLLLAVRNDQELGRLLAGVTIAHGGVIPNINSVLLPKKSPAAAEKEAKSPKKKTSTKSPKKKTAATKE; translated from the exons ATGGCCGGAAGGAAGGGCGGCGACAGGAAGAAGGCGGTGACCCGCTCCGTGAAGGCCGGGCTCCAGTTCCCCGTCGGCCGCATCGGGCGCTACCTCAAGAAGGGCCGCTACGCCCAGCGCGTCGGCTCCGGCGCCCCCGTCTACCTCGCCGCCGTCCTCGAGTACCTCGCCGCCGAG GTCCTGGAGCTCGCCGGCAACGCGGCCAAGGACAACAAGAAGACCCGCATCATCCCGCGCCACCTGCTGCTCGCCGTCCGCAACGACCAGGAGCTCGGCAGGCTGCTCGCCGGCGTCACCATCGCCCACGGCGGCGTGATCCCCAACATCAACTCcgtgctgctccccaagaagtcccccgccgccgccgagaaggaggccaagtcgcccaagaagaagacgtccACCAAGTCCCCCAAGAAGAAGACCGCCGCCACCAAGGAGTAA